From a single Xiphophorus maculatus strain JP 163 A chromosome 5, X_maculatus-5.0-male, whole genome shotgun sequence genomic region:
- the LOC106700107 gene encoding snake venom serine protease BITS01A-like has protein sequence MALLKVLLLLLGLGVSMNSHVSLHKRIIGGQNCDDEERLYHVRLQSNNGTQEIPCGGSLIHPEWILTAAHCWNSGRTTIATLGVHPRTAIQEKQIIQHNPVIYVDQSHQQHDIMLLKLQRPVRNIHPVRLPRCNNRITIGATVQLAGEGSTITGPNNLRLQSAPLPPHLQCVDMKVSGFVFKKTYGHVFFAEALNKDVNLGDSGGGVVFNKKIYGVIAGSGKDYAFQNPVISMVVCEYMEWISKTIGLK, from the exons atggctctgctgaaggttctgctgctgctgctggggctgg gtgtttcAATGAACTCACATGTTTCTCTGCACAAGAGAATCATTGGAGGTCAAAACTGTGATGACGAAGAGCGTCTTTATCATGTTCGGCTGCAAAGCAACAATGGTACTCAGGAGATCCCTTGTGGAGGATCTCTGATCCACCCTGAGTGGATCCTGACTGCAGCTCACTGCTGGAACTCTG GCAGGACTACCATAGCAACTTTAGGAGTTCATCCACGGACTGCTATACAGGAGAAACAGATAATCCAACACAATCCAGTTATTTATGTTGACCAATCGCATCAGCAGCATGACATCATGTTGCTGAAGCTTCAGAGACCAGTAAGAAATATCCATCCTGTTCGGCTACCAAGATGCAATAATCGTATTACGAT TGGTGCTACAGTTCAGCTGGCAGGAGAAGGATCAACGATAACCGGCCCCAATAATTTACGCT TACAAAGTGCTCCTCTTCCACCACATCTTCAGTGTGTCGACATGAAAGTTAGTGGTTTTGTCTTTAAGAAAACATATGGGCATGTATTCTTTGCTGAAGCACTGAACAAGGATGTGAAtctt GGTGACTCTGGTGGAGGAGTGGTGTTCAACAAGAAGATTTATGGTGTGATTGCTGGCAGTGGAAAAGACTATGCATTCCAGAATCCAGTTATTAGCATGGTTGTGTGTGAATACATGGAGTGGATAAGCAAAACAATTGggcttaaataa
- the LOC111608702 gene encoding anionic trypsin-2-like — protein sequence MALLKVLLLLLGLGVSMNSHVSLYKRIIGGQNCNDTERLYHVRLEGDNGTHTTLCGGSLIHPEWILTAAHCWKSEPGWTTTATLGVHPRTATQEKQIIQHNPVIYVDQSHQQHDIMLLKLQRPVRNIRPALLPTCNNRLTFGATVQLAGDGLTTTSRNNQRSLRASGITLHLQCVDMKVTGFFYSIKSGHEFFAEAQNKDANFGDSGGGVVFNKKIVGVISSRGKNYAFRNPVFSMDVCDYLEWIRNTTGLNKPRIS from the exons atggctctgctgaaggttctgctgctgctgctggggctgg gtGTTTCAATGAACTCACATGTTTCTCTGTACAAGAGAATCATTGGAGGTCAAAACTGTAATGACACGGAGCGTCTTTATCATGTTCGGCTGGAGGGCGACAATGGTACTCATACGACCTTGTGTGGAGGATCTCTGATCCACCCTGAGTGGATCCTGACTGCAGCTCACTGCTGGAAGTCGGAGCCAGGATG GACTACCACAGCAACGTTAGGAGTTCATCCACGGACTGCTACACAGGAGAAACAAATAATCCAACACAATCCTGTGATTTATGTTGACCAATCGCATCAGCAGCATGACATCATGTTGCTGAAGCTTCAGAGACCAGTAAGAAATATCCGTCCTGCTCTGCTACCAACATGCAATAATCGTCTTACGTT TGGTGCTACAGTTCAGCTGGCAGGAGATGGACTAACGACAACCAGCCGCAATAATCAGCGAT cactCCGTGCTAGTGGTATTACACTACATCTTCAGTGTGTCGACATGAAAGTTACTGGTTTTTTCTATTCGATTAAATCTGGGCATGAATTCTTTGCTGAAGCACAGAACAAGGATGCTAActtt GGTGACTCTGGTGGAGGAGTGGTGTTCAACAAGAAGATTGTTGGTGTGATTTCTAGCAGAGGAAAGAATTATGCATTTCGGAATCCAGTTTTTAGCATGGATGTGTGTGATTACTTGGAGTGGATAAGAAACACAACTGGGCTTAATAAGCCTAGAATATCATGA
- the LOC111608703 gene encoding anionic trypsin-2-like, with protein MALLKVLLLLLGLGVSMNSHVSLYKRIIGGQNCNDTERLYHVRLEGDNGTHTTLCGGSLIHPEWILTAAHCWKSEPGWTTTATLGVHPRTATQQKQIIQHNPVIYVDQWHQQHDIMLLKLQRPVRNIRPALLPTCNNRLTFGATVQLAGDGLTTTSRNNQRSLRASGITLHLQCVDMKVTGFFYSIKSGHEFLAEAQNKDANFGDSGGGVVFNKKIVGVISSRGKNYAFRNPVFSMDVCDYLEWIRNTTGLNKPRIS; from the exons atggctctgctgaaggttctgctgctgctgctggggctgg gtGTTTCAATGAACTCACATGTTTCTCTGTACAAGAGAATCATTGGAGGTCAAAACTGTAATGACACGGAGCGTCTTTATCATGTTCGGCTGGAGGGCGACAATGGTACTCATACGACCTTGTGTGGAGGATCTCTGATCCACCCTGAGTGGATCCTGACTGCAGCTCACTGCTGGAAGTCGGAGCCAGGATG GACTACCACAGCAACGTTAGGAGTTCATCCACGGACTGCTacacagcagaaacaaataATCCAACACAATCCTGTGATTTATGTTGACCAATGGCATCAGCAGCATGACATCATGTTGCTGAAGCTTCAGAGACCAGTAAGAAATATCCGTCCTGCTCTGCTACCAACATGCAATAATCGTCTTACGTT TGGTGCTACAGTTCAGCTGGCAGGAGATGGACTAACGACAACCAGCCGCAATAATCAGCGAT cactCCGTGCTAGTGGTATTACACTACATCTTCAGTGTGTCGACATGAAAGTTACTGGTTTTTTCTATTCAATTAAATCTGGGCATGAATTCCTTGCTGAAGCACAGAACAAGGATGCTAActtt GGTGACTCTGGTGGAGGAGTGGTGTTCAACAAGAAGATTGTTGGTGTGATTTCTAGCAGAGGAAAGAATTATGCATTTCGGAATCCAGTTTTTAGCATGGATGTGTGTGATTACTTGGAGTGGATAAGAAACACAACTGGGCTTAATAAGCCTAGAATATCATGA
- the LOC111608701 gene encoding anionic trypsin-1-like: MNSHVSLYKRIIGGQNCNDTERLYHVRLEFDNDTHMSLCGGSLIHRQWILTAAHCWKSEPGWTTTAKLGVHPRTATQEKQIIQHNPVIYVNKWHYQHDIMLLKLQRPVRNIRPVRLPSGATVQLAGEGLTTTSPNNSLSFGASLPPHLQCVDMKVTGFFFTITSGHEFFAEAQNTDAYFGDSGGGVVFNKKIVGVISSRGKSVSFRNPVFSMDVCDYLEWIRNTTGLNKPKIS; this comes from the exons ATGAACTCACATGTTTCTCTGTACAAGAGAATCATTGGAGGTCAAAACTGTAATGACACAGAACGTCTTTATCATGTTCGGCTGGAGTTCGACAATGATACTCATATGAGCTTGTGTGGAGGATCTCTGATCCACCGTCAGTGGATCCTGACTGCAGCTCACTGCTGGAAGTCGGAGCCTGGATG GACTACCACAGCAAAGTTAGGAGTTCATCCACGGACTGCTACACAGGAGAAACAAATAATCCAACACAATCCTGTGATTTATGTTAACAAATGGCATTACCAGCATGACATCATGTTGCTGAAGCTTCAGAGGCCAGTAAGAAATATCCGTCCTGTTCGTCTACCAAG TGGTGCTACAGTTCAGCTGGCAGGAGAAGGACTAACAACAACCAGCCCCAATAATTCACTCT CATTCGGTGCTTCTCTTCCACCACATCTTCAGTGTGTCGACATGAAAGTTACTGGTTTTTTCTTTACGATTACATCTGGGCATGAATTCTTTGCTGAAGCACAGAACACAGATGCGTActtt GGTGACTCTGGTGGAGGAGTGGTGTTCAACAAGAAGATTGTTGGTGTGATTTCTAGCAGAGGAAAGAGTGTTTCATTTCGGAATCCAGTTTTTAGCATGGATGTGTGTGATTACTTGGAGTGGATAAGAAACACAACTGGGCTTAATAAGCCTAAAATATCATGA
- the LOC111608708 gene encoding snake venom serine protease BITS01A-like codes for MNSHVSLHKRIIAGQNCDDTERLYHVRLEGRNGNHKRLCGGSLIHPEWILTAAHCWKSEPGWTTKATLGVHPRTATQQKQIIQHNPVIYLNQWHKRHDIMLLKLQRPVRNIRPAQLPRCNNRLRIGATVQLAGEGPPTTSRNHQRSLRASGITPHLQCVDLKVTGFFYSIKSGHEFLAEAQNKDANFGDSGGGVVFNKKIVGVISSRGKNYAFRNPVFSMDVCDYMEWIRNTTGLNKPRIS; via the exons ATGAACTCACATGTTTCTCTGCACAAGAGAATCATTGCAGGTCAAAACTGTGATGACACGGAGCGTCTTTATCATGTTCGGCTGGAGGGCAGGAATGGTAATCATAAGAGATTGTGTGGAGGATCTCTGATCCACCCTGAGTGGATCCTGACTGCAGCTCACTGCTGGAAGTCGGAGCCAGGATG GACTACCAAAGCAACGTTAGGAGTTCATCCACGGACTGCTacacagcagaaacaaataATCCAACACAATCCTGTGATTTATCTTAACCAATGGCATAAACGGCATGACATCATGTTGCTGAAGCTTCAGAGACCAGTAAGAAATATCCGTCCTGCTCAGCTACCAAGATGCAATAATCGTCTTAGAAT TGGTGCTACAGTTCAGCTGGCAGGAGAGGGACCACCGACAACCAGCCGCAATCATCAGCGAT cactCCGTGCTAGTGGTATTACACCACATCTTCAGTGTGTCGACTTGAAAGTTACTGGTTTTTTCTATTCGATTAAATCTGGGCATGAATTCCTTGCTGAAGCACAGAACAAGGATGCTAActtt GGTGACTCTGGTGGAGGAGTGGTGTTCAACAAGAAGATTGTTGGTGTGATTTCTAGCAGAGGAAAGAATTATGCATTTCGGAATCCAGTTTTTAGCATGGATGTGTGTGATTACATGGAGTGGATAAGAAACACAACTGGGCTTAATAAGCCTAGAATATCATGA
- the LOC106700279 gene encoding anionic trypsin-2-like, protein MSLCGGSLIHRQWILTAAHCWKSEPGWTTTAKLGVHPRTATQEKQIIQHNPVIYVNKWHYQHDIMLLKLQRPVRNIRPVRLPRCNNRVTIGATVQLAGEGLTTTSPNNSLSFGASLPPHLQCVDMKVTGFFFTITSGHEFFAEAQNTDAYFGDSGGGVVFNKKIVGVISSRGKSVSFRNPVFSMDVCDYLEWIRNTTGLNKPKIS, encoded by the exons ATGAGCTTGTGTGGAGGATCTCTGATCCACCGTCAGTGGATCCTGACTGCAGCTCACTGCTGGAAGTCGGAGCCTGGATG GACTACCACAGCAAAGTTAGGAGTTCATCCACGGACTGCTACACAGGAGAAACAAATAATCCAACACAATCCTGTGATTTATGTTAACAAATGGCATTACCAGCATGACATCATGTTGCTGAAGCTTCAGAGGCCAGTAAGAAATATCCGTCCTGTTCGTCTACCAAGGTGCAATAATCGTGTTACGAT TGGTGCTACAGTTCAGCTGGCAGGAGAAGGACTAACGACAACCAGCCCCAATAATTCACTCT CATTCGGTGCTTCTCTTCCACCACATCTTCAGTGTGTCGACATGAAAGTTACTGGTTTTTTCTTTACGATTACATCTGGGCATGAATTCTTTGCTGAAGCACAGAACACGGATGCGTActtt GGTGACTCTGGTGGAGGAGTGGTGTTCAACAAGAAGATTGTTGGTGTGATTTCTAGCAGAGGAAAGAGTGTTTCATTTCGGAATCCAGTTTTTAGCATGGATGTGTGTGATTACTTGGAGTGGATAAGAAACACAACTGGGCTTAATAAGCCTAAAATATCATGA